From the Cohaesibacter sp. ES.047 genome, the window CCGGTTGGCTGTGGCATGGCGGCTCTGCGTACCATTCAGGCAATCTACAAAGAAACCCGCAAGCCCGATGCAGACGTTGTTCTGGGCACCCCTGTGGAGGAGGCTGACTAATGTATCCGATAGTTGCCCTGACTTCGTTCCTGTTCCTTCTTCTTCTGACAATCCCCATCGCGATGTCGTTGGGTCTGGCTGCGTTTGTGCCGGGCTGGATGGGCGCGCCGATCAACTCCAGCCAGGTGGTCCGCACGATCGTAACCGCGATCGACTCCTTCCCCCTGCTGGCTGTGCCTCTGTTCATGGTCGCCGGTGACATCATGACTCAGGGCGGTCTCGCCCGTCGTCTGTTCAGCTTCGCTGATGCCTTGCTGGGTCGACTGAACGGTGGTCTCGCCATCTCGACCGTTGTGGCCTGCATGCTGTTCGGTGCTATTTCAGGCTCTTCGCCTGCGACCGTTGCCGCCATCGGCGCCATGGCAATCCCCTTGCTGGTGAGCAATGGCTACGACAAACGCTTCGCAACCGTTCTTGTGACGACCGCAGGAACCCTTGGGGTGATCGTGCCGCCAAGTATCCCGATGATCATCTACGGTATGGCAGCGAACGTGTCCGTGAGCCGTCTGTTCATGGCTGGGATCGGCCCTGCACTGACCATCGCCTTCCTGCTGTGCTCTTGGGCATTCTGGTACGGCACCAAGCACAAAGACAAAATCAAGACAACCGCAGGCAACATTCCGCTTATGACGGCTATGCGCCAGAGCGTCTGGGCTCTGCTGGCTCCGGTCGTTGTTCTGGGTGGTATCTATTCGGGTGCCTTCACCCCGACTGAAGCTGCCGCGATTGCTGTGGCCTACAGTGCCGTTATCTCGATATTCGTGTTCCGCGAGATGACCTTCATGCAATTGGTCAACACGGTTGGCCGGACGGCGCTGACGGTGGCTCCCATCCTGATTATTG encodes:
- a CDS encoding TRAP transporter large permease → MYPIVALTSFLFLLLLTIPIAMSLGLAAFVPGWMGAPINSSQVVRTIVTAIDSFPLLAVPLFMVAGDIMTQGGLARRLFSFADALLGRLNGGLAISTVVACMLFGAISGSSPATVAAIGAMAIPLLVSNGYDKRFATVLVTTAGTLGVIVPPSIPMIIYGMAANVSVSRLFMAGIGPALTIAFLLCSWAFWYGTKHKDKIKTTAGNIPLMTAMRQSVWALLAPVVVLGGIYSGAFTPTEAAAIAVAYSAVISIFVFREMTFMQLVNTVGRTALTVAPILIIAGTGAALGRVFNLLRVPVMLGDLINSIVSEPIMLLLLINFMLLLIGMFMETLAAIIVLTPIFLPIVLPYGIDPLHFGLILTTNLAIGFVTPPVGANIFIATGLTKLSVVDICKGLPVPLFLLILGLAAITYVPELSLWLPNAFG